In Drosophila teissieri strain GT53w chromosome 2R, Prin_Dtei_1.1, whole genome shotgun sequence, the following proteins share a genomic window:
- the LOC122614923 gene encoding kinesin-like protein KIF13A isoform X7: protein MASDKIKVAVRVRPFNRREIELDTKCIVEMEKQQTILQNPPTLEKIERKQPKTFAFDHCFYSSNPEDVNFASQETVFDCVGRGILDNAFQGYNACIFAYGQTGSGKSYTMMGSQESKGIIPRLCDQLFSAIANKSTPELMYKVEVSYMEIYNEKVHDLLDPKPNKQSLKVREHNVMGPYVDGLSQLAVTSYQDIDNLMTEGNKSRTVAATNMNAESSRSHAVFSVVLTQILTDQATGVSGEKVSRMSLVDLAGSERAVKTGAVGDRLKEGSNINKSLTTLGLVISKLADQSNGKKSGNDKFVPYRDSVLTWLLKDNLGGNSRTVMVATISPSADNYEETLSTLRYADRAKRIVNHAVVNEDPNARIIRELRHEVETLRSMLKHATGSPVGDVQDKLAESENLMKQISQTWEEKLVKTERIQNERQQALEKMGISVQASGIKVEKNKYYLVNLNADPSLNELLVYYLKDRTLIGGRSISGQQPDIQLSGLGIQPEHCVITIEDSGLYMEPVQGARCFVNGSAAVEKTPLQNGDRILWGNHHFFRVNSPKSNNTSMCASEPQTPAQLIDYNFARDEIMQNELSNDPIQTAIARLERQHEEDKQVALEKQRQEYERQFQQLRNILSPSTPYAPYAPYDPLRMGKITPNTPTSQMRVEKWAQERDEMFRRSLGQLKTDIMRANSLVQEANFLAEEMEKKTKFSVTLQIPPANLSPNRRRGAFVSEPAILVKRTNSGSQIWTMEKLENKLIDMREMYQEHKERVLNGLDEDNAKPQDPFYESQENHNLIGVANIFLEVLFHDVKLDYHTPIISQQGEVAGRLQVEIERIAGQMPQDRMCESVSESSGDSRDEYDDPVDPSSNQITCRVTIKCASGLPLSLSNFVFCQYTFWGHQEMVVPVINAESTAHDQNMVFKFEHTQDFTVTINEEFLEHCIEGALSIEVWGHRSAGFSKTKGWEVEQQQAKARSLVDRWAELSRKIELWVEIHELNDNGEYSTVEVTNRNEVLTGGIYQLRQGQQRRVNVRVKPVQNSGTLPIICQSIVNVAIGSVTVRSRLQRPLDSYQEEDLTVLREKWSEALGRRRQYLDQQIQMLIKKEEKNEQERERELSLVHQWVSLTEERNAVLVPAPGSGIPGAPASWEPPSGMEPHVPVLFLNLNGDDLSAQNTNDELSVAGINSILSKEHGHKFYTLQILQHLDKDVCCVASWDSSMHDSQALNRVTEANERVYLILRTTVRLSHPAPMDLVLRKRLSINIKKGQTLTDRLKKFRLVRGENAIWQSGVTYEVVSNIPKASEELEDRESLAQLAASGDDCSASDGETYIEKYTRGVSAVESILTLDRLRQNVAVKELETAHGQPLSMRKTVSVPNFSQAVKDTTNTGSIMRFDASMESLLNVGRSESFADLNNSALGNKFTPGHSPAGAGGVIRSRHSFGGKGSSDDSPGKAFGIASPATSKLLGMRMTTLHEEPLGGHRSLDEEPEDSYSDSEYAAEYEQERQQNKSMATRSRLTASKTMDSFMDVSSHSNQSYLSYTSSANTNMKHLTGLATLSMSSSTSSGYGSQAVSCNNLSNEDIASMRSMSIDETPDFDRVNSNSPPNRQARVNPFLKDMPKAKIQEQPEPQAKKLQEAFTHPLELLESRENAQSDDDECAQLPKNNNNNEDLVKEPNQPAGQTELEEAIPQPESRTEFATDNQNGNRSSDELSHSSEDLLEGDGIVREELPAGKVVRRKKSNTQPPTNGNSINNNNNSTSQAPRINHRASVAKMEGLAAYMDSSIMASSTEVDEESKDVEVVLPEWIVVGESVLIRPYNTSGVIRFVGTTEFQPGAWIGVELDTPTGKNDGSVKGVQYFQCKPKHGMFVRSDKLMLDKRGKAMRAYKAAEKSNSISKEMSTSMTGSMTRSKSRGDSLNLSARK, encoded by the exons aTGGCGAGTGATAAGATCAAAGTCGCCGTAAGGGTGCGACCCTTCAATCGCCGAG AAATCGAACTGGATACGAAATGTattgtggaaatggaaaaacagcAGACTATTCTGCAGAATCCGCCAACACTGGAAAAAATCGAAAG AAAACAACCAAAGACATTTGCATTCGATCACTGCTTTTACTCATCGAACCCCGAGGACGTGAACTTTGCGTCCCAGGAGACTGTGTTCGATTGCGTGGGACGTGGAATTCTGGATAATGCATTCCAGGGCTATAATGCGTGCATATTCGCTTACGGCCAGACAG GTTCTGGCAAGTCCTACACGATGATGGGCTCCCAGGAGAGCAAGGGCATCATTCCACGTCTGTGCGACCAGCTCTTCTCGGCCATAGCAAACAAATCCACACCAGAGCTTATGTACAAGGTGGAGGTGTCCTACATGGAGATTTACAACGAGAAGGTCCACGATCTGCTCGATCCCAAGCCGAACAAACAGTCGCTTAAGGTACGCGAGCATAATGTAATGGGCCCGTATGTGGACGGACTGTCGCAGCTGGCTGTGACATCCTATCAGGATATCGACAACCTGATGACCGAGGGCAACAAGTCCCGAACGGTGGCCGCCACCAATATGAACGCCGAGTCGTCGCGCTCCCACGCCGTCTTCTCGGTGGTCCTCACGCAGATACTCACGGATCAGGCGACGGGCGTGAGCGGCGAAAAGGTGTCCCGCATGTCCCTGGTGGATTTGGCAGGCTCCGAGCGGGCTGTGAAAACGGGAGCTGTTGGCGATCGTCTCAAGGAAGGCTCCAACATCAACAA ATCTCTGACCACACTTGGCCTGGTCATCTCCAAGCTGGCCGATCAATCCAATGGCAAGAAGAGCGGTAACGACAAATTCGTTCCCTACCGCGATTCCGTTCTTACCTGGCTGCTAAAGGACAACTTGGGTGGCAACTCCAGGACTGTAATGGTAGCGACAATCTCGCCGTCGGCAGATAACTACGAGGAGACGCTTTCCACGCTACGTTATGCAGATCGAGCCAAGCGCATTGTTAACCATGCTGTTGTCAACGAAGATCCCAATGCCCGCATCATTCGTGAGCTGCGACACGAGGTGGAGACCCTCAGAAGTATGCTGAAACATGCCACTGGTTCACCGGTGGGCGATGTGCAGGATAAGCTGGCGGAGAGCGAGAACCTGATGAAGCAGATTTCGCAGACTTGGGAGGAGAAGCTGGTTAAGACAGAACGCATTCAGAACGAACGGCAGCAGGCTCTAGAGAAAATGGGCATTAGTGTACAGGCCAGTGGCATCAAGGTGGAGAAGAACAAGTACTACTTGGTCAATTTAAATGCCGATCCGTCCCTCAACGAGTTGCTGGTCTACTATCTGAAG GATCGCACACTGATTGGCGGACGCAGTATCAGTGGCCAGCAGCCGGATATACAACTTTCCGGTCTCGGAATCCAGCCCGAACACTGTGTGATCACTATCGAGGATAGTGGACTGTACATGGAGCCAGTGCAGGGAGCGCGCTGCTTTGTCAACGGATCTGCTGCTGTGGAAAAGACACCACTCCAGAACGGCGACCGTATCCTGTGGGGCAACCACCACTTTTTCCGTGTCAACTCACCGAAGAGTAATAACACTAGTATGTGCGCCTCGGAGCCCCAGACGCCGGCGCAACTGATTGATTACAATTTCGCACGCGATGAGATTATGCAGAACGAACTGAGCAACGACCCTATCCAGACGGCCATTGCTCGGCTGGAACGTCAGCACGAGGAAGATAAGCAGGTGGCGCTTGAAAAACAACGCCAGGAGTACGAGCGTCAGTTCCAGCAGCTGCGCAATATTCTGTCGCCCAGTACACCATATGCTCCCTACGCTCCCTACGATCCATTGCGGATGGGCAAGATTACCCCAAATACTCCCACTTCGCAGATGCgggtggaaaagtgggcgcAG GAACGAGATGAGATGTTTCGTCGCAGTTTGGGTCAGCTAAAAACGGATATTATGCGTGCGAACTCTCTGGTCCAGGAGGCCAACTTTTTGGCAGAGGAGATGGAAAAGAAGACCAAGTTTTCAGTCACTCTGCAGATTCCGCCAGCCAATCTGAGTCCCAACAGAAGGCGTGGGGCATTTGTCAGCGAACCCGCTATTCTGGTGAAGCGCACAAACTCCGGTAGCCAGATCTGGACAatggaaaagctggaaaacaAGCTGATAGACATGCGCGAGATGTACCAGGAGCACAAGGAGCGCGTTCTAAACGGACTG GACGAGGATAATGCCAAGCCACAGGATCCGTTTTACGAGTCGCAAGAGAACCACAATCTCATTGGCGTGGCCAATATATTCCTGGAGGTTCTGTTTCATGACGTCAAGCTGGACTACCACACGCCTATCATCAGCCAGCAAGGCGAGGTAGCGGGTCGTCTTCAGGTGGAGATCGAGCGGATTGCCGGCCAGATGCCACAAGACCGCATGTGCGAGTCCGTCTCAGAATCGTCTGGCGATTCACGGGACGAGTACGATGACCCTGTGGATCCCTCATCCAATCAGATTACCTGCCGTGTGACGATCAAGTGCGCCAGTGGACTGCCATTATCGCTCTCCAACTTTGTCTTTTGCCAGTACACTTTTTGGGGTCACCAAGAGATGGTTGTTCCGGTTATCAATGCTGAATCAACGGCGCACGACCAGAACATGGTGTTTAAGTTCGAACACACTCAGGACTTCACGGTTACCATAAACGAAGAGTTTTTGGAGCACTGCATAGAAGGAGCTCTGTCCATCGAGGTGTGGGGCCATCGCAGTGCCGGCTTCTCAAAGACAAAAGGCTGGgaagtggagcagcagcaagccAAGGCCCGTTCCCTGGTCGATCGCTGGGCGGAGCTGTCGCGGAAGATCGAGCTTTGGGTGGAGATCCACGAGCTTAATGACAACGGCGAATATTCGACAGTGGAGGTGACCAATCGCAACGAGGTCTTGACCGGTGGCATTTACCAGTTGCGTCAGGGTCAGCAGCGGCGTGTGAATGTACGGGTGAAGCCGGTGCAGAACTCTGGCACCTTGCCCATTATCTGCCAGTCGATTGTGAACGTTGCCATTGGCAGTGTGACAGTGCGATCTCGCCTGCAGCGACCACTGGATTCTTATCAGGAGGAAGATCTCACCGTGCTGCGCGAGAAGTGGAGCGAAGCACTGGGACGAAGACGTCAATACCTTGACCAGCAAATCCAAATGCTAAtaaagaaggaggagaagaacGAGCAGGAGCGGGAGAGAGAGCTAAGCTTGGTTCATCAGTGGGTCTCGTTGACAGAGGAGCGCAATGCGGTGTTGGTGCCAGCTCCTGGCTCGGGCATTCCTGGAGCACCTGCCTCATGGGAGCCACCGTCCGGAATGGAGCCCCATGTGCCCGTCCTCTTCCTCAACCTTAACGGCGACGATCTGTCGGCGCAGAACACCAACGATGAGCTCTCCGTCGCCGGCATCAATTCCATTCTGTCCAAGGAGCACGGACACAAGTTCTACACGCTGCAAATCCTGCAGCACCTGGATAAGGATGTGTGCTGTGTGGCCAGCTGGGACTCTTCGATGCACGACAGTCAGGCTCTGAACCGTGTCACTGAGGCCAACGAGCGGGTCTATCTTATTCTGCGCACCACGGTTCGCCTCTCGCACCCAGCGCCCATGGATCTCGTGCTCCGCAAGCGACTGAGCATTAACATCAAGAAGGGACAGACGCTAACCGACCGCCTAAAGAAATTTCGACTTGTGCGGGGAGAGAACGCCATCTGGCAGAGCGGCGTCACCTATGAGGTGGTCTCTAACATTCCAAAGGCTTCCGAGGAGTTGGAGGACCGCGAGTCCCTTGCGCAGTTGGCTGCCAGCGGGGATGATTGCTCCGCAAGTGATGGCGAAACCTACATAG AGAAATACACGCGCGGTGTTTCGGCGGTGGAGAGCATACTGACACTGGATCGACTGCGGCAGAATGTGGCGGTCAAGGAGCTGGAAACGGCACATGGTCAGCCGCTCAGCATGCGCAAGACCGTCAGCGTGCCGAACTTCTCACAG GCGGTCAAAGACACCACCAATACCGGGAGT ATTATGCGCTTCGATGCATCGATGGAGTCGCTGCTGAATGTGGGACGATCCGAGTCCTTTGCCGATCTCAATAACAGCGCTTTGGGCAACAAGTTTACTCCAG GCCACAgtccagcaggagcaggcggagTCATCCGAAGTCGCCACAGCTTTGGAGGCAAAGGAAGCAGCGATGATTCTCCCGGAAAAGCCTTTGGCATCG CTTCGCCAGCTACTAGTAAGCTGCTGGGTATGCGCATGACCACGTTGCACGAGGAGCCACTGGGCGGACACAGATCTCTCGACGAAGAGCCTGAGGACAGCTACAGCGACTCGGAATACGCTGCCGAGTACGAGCAGGAGcggcaacaaaacaaaagcatggCCACGCGATCCCGCCTCACGGCTTCCAAGACCATGGACTCATTCATGGACGTCAGCAGCCATTCGAACCAGAGCTACTTGAGTTACACGTCCAGTGCCAACACTAACATGAAGCATCTCACAGGCTTGGCGACGCTGAGCATGAGTTCATCCACCAGCAGTGGCTATGGTTCTCAGGCTGTCTCCTGCAACAACCTGAGCAACGAGGATATTGCTTCAATGCGTTCCATGAGCATTGATGAGACTCCAG ATTTCGATCGAGTCAACTCGAACTCGCCACCGAACCGGCAGGCACGAGTTAACCCCTTCCTCAAGGACATGCCCAAAGCTAAAATACAAGAGCAACCAGAGCCGCAGGCTAAGAAGCTGCAGGAGGCATTCACGCATCCGTTGGAGCTGCTGGAGTCCAGGGAAAACGCACAAAGCGACGATGATGAATGCGCGCAACTGCCAaagaataacaacaacaacgaggaCTTGGTAAAGGAGCCGAATCAACCTGCAGGCCAAACGGAGCTGGAAGAAGCTATACCGCAACCTGAATCACGAACGGAGTTTGCCACAGACAATCAGAACGGCAACAGATCCTCCGACGAGTTAAGCCACAGTTCCGAGGATTTGCTCGAAGGCGATGGCATCGTCCGGGAAGAGTTGCCCGCTGGAAAGGTGGTGCGGCGCAAGAAGTCCAACACCC
- the LOC122614923 gene encoding kinesin-like protein KIF13A isoform X4, with product MASDKIKVAVRVRPFNRREIELDTKCIVEMEKQQTILQNPPTLEKIERKQPKTFAFDHCFYSSNPEDVNFASQETVFDCVGRGILDNAFQGYNACIFAYGQTGSGKSYTMMGSQESKGIIPRLCDQLFSAIANKSTPELMYKVEVSYMEIYNEKVHDLLDPKPNKQSLKVREHNVMGPYVDGLSQLAVTSYQDIDNLMTEGNKSRTVAATNMNAESSRSHAVFSVVLTQILTDQATGVSGEKVSRMSLVDLAGSERAVKTGAVGDRLKEGSNINKSLTTLGLVISKLADQSNGKKSGNDKFVPYRDSVLTWLLKDNLGGNSRTVMVATISPSADNYEETLSTLRYADRAKRIVNHAVVNEDPNARIIRELRHEVETLRSMLKHATGSPVGDVQDKLAESENLMKQISQTWEEKLVKTERIQNERQQALEKMGISVQASGIKVEKNKYYLVNLNADPSLNELLVYYLKDRTLIGGRSISGQQPDIQLSGLGIQPEHCVITIEDSGLYMEPVQGARCFVNGSAAVEKTPLQNGDRILWGNHHFFRVNSPKSNNTSMCASEPQTPAQLIDYNFARDEIMQNELSNDPIQTAIARLERQHEEDKQVALEKQRQEYERQFQQLRNILSPSTPYAPYAPYDPLRMGKITPNTPTSQMRVEKWAQERDEMFRRSLGQLKTDIMRANSLVQEANFLAEEMEKKTKFSVTLQIPPANLSPNRRRGAFVSEPAILVKRTNSGSQIWTMEKLENKLIDMREMYQEHKERVLNGLPLIEPFSDDEFDDKDEDNAKPQDPFYESQENHNLIGVANIFLEVLFHDVKLDYHTPIISQQGEVAGRLQVEIERIAGQMPQDRMCESVSESSGDSRDEYDDPVDPSSNQITCRVTIKCASGLPLSLSNFVFCQYTFWGHQEMVVPVINAESTAHDQNMVFKFEHTQDFTVTINEEFLEHCIEGALSIEVWGHRSAGFSKTKGWEVEQQQAKARSLVDRWAELSRKIELWVEIHELNDNGEYSTVEVTNRNEVLTGGIYQLRQGQQRRVNVRVKPVQNSGTLPIICQSIVNVAIGSVTVRSRLQRPLDSYQEEDLTVLREKWSEALGRRRQYLDQQIQMLIKKEEKNEQERERELSLVHQWVSLTEERNAVLVPAPGSGIPGAPASWEPPSGMEPHVPVLFLNLNGDDLSAQNTNDELSVAGINSILSKEHGHKFYTLQILQHLDKDVCCVASWDSSMHDSQALNRVTEANERVYLILRTTVRLSHPAPMDLVLRKRLSINIKKGQTLTDRLKKFRLVRGENAIWQSGVTYEVVSNIPKASEELEDRESLAQLAASGDDCSASDGETYIEKYTRGVSAVESILTLDRLRQNVAVKELETAHGQPLSMRKTVSVPNFSQIMRFDASMESLLNVGRSESFADLNNSALGNKFTPGHSPAGAGGVIRSRHSFGGKGSSDDSPGKAFGIASPATSKLLGMRMTTLHEEPLGGHRSLDEEPEDSYSDSEYAAEYEQERQQNKSMATRSRLTASKTMDSFMDVSSHSNQSYLSYTSSANTNMKHLTGLATLSMSSSTSSGYGSQAVSCNNLSNEDIASMRSMSIDETPDFDRVNSNSPPNRQARVNPFLKDMPKAKIQEQPEPQAKKLQEAFTHPLELLESRENAQSDDDECAQLPKNNNNNEDLVKEPNQPAGQTELEEAIPQPESRTEFATDNQNGNRSSDELSHSSEDLLEGDGIVREELPAGKVVRRKKSNTQPPTNGNSINNNNNSTSQAPRINHRASVAKMEGLAAYMDSSIMASSTEVDEESKDVEVVLPEWIVVGESVLIRPYNTSGVIRFVGTTEFQPGAWIGVELDTPTGKNDGSVKGVQYFQCKPKHGMFVRSDKLMLDKRGKAMRAYKAAEKSNSISKEMSTSMTGSMTRSKSRGDSLNLSARK from the exons aTGGCGAGTGATAAGATCAAAGTCGCCGTAAGGGTGCGACCCTTCAATCGCCGAG AAATCGAACTGGATACGAAATGTattgtggaaatggaaaaacagcAGACTATTCTGCAGAATCCGCCAACACTGGAAAAAATCGAAAG AAAACAACCAAAGACATTTGCATTCGATCACTGCTTTTACTCATCGAACCCCGAGGACGTGAACTTTGCGTCCCAGGAGACTGTGTTCGATTGCGTGGGACGTGGAATTCTGGATAATGCATTCCAGGGCTATAATGCGTGCATATTCGCTTACGGCCAGACAG GTTCTGGCAAGTCCTACACGATGATGGGCTCCCAGGAGAGCAAGGGCATCATTCCACGTCTGTGCGACCAGCTCTTCTCGGCCATAGCAAACAAATCCACACCAGAGCTTATGTACAAGGTGGAGGTGTCCTACATGGAGATTTACAACGAGAAGGTCCACGATCTGCTCGATCCCAAGCCGAACAAACAGTCGCTTAAGGTACGCGAGCATAATGTAATGGGCCCGTATGTGGACGGACTGTCGCAGCTGGCTGTGACATCCTATCAGGATATCGACAACCTGATGACCGAGGGCAACAAGTCCCGAACGGTGGCCGCCACCAATATGAACGCCGAGTCGTCGCGCTCCCACGCCGTCTTCTCGGTGGTCCTCACGCAGATACTCACGGATCAGGCGACGGGCGTGAGCGGCGAAAAGGTGTCCCGCATGTCCCTGGTGGATTTGGCAGGCTCCGAGCGGGCTGTGAAAACGGGAGCTGTTGGCGATCGTCTCAAGGAAGGCTCCAACATCAACAA ATCTCTGACCACACTTGGCCTGGTCATCTCCAAGCTGGCCGATCAATCCAATGGCAAGAAGAGCGGTAACGACAAATTCGTTCCCTACCGCGATTCCGTTCTTACCTGGCTGCTAAAGGACAACTTGGGTGGCAACTCCAGGACTGTAATGGTAGCGACAATCTCGCCGTCGGCAGATAACTACGAGGAGACGCTTTCCACGCTACGTTATGCAGATCGAGCCAAGCGCATTGTTAACCATGCTGTTGTCAACGAAGATCCCAATGCCCGCATCATTCGTGAGCTGCGACACGAGGTGGAGACCCTCAGAAGTATGCTGAAACATGCCACTGGTTCACCGGTGGGCGATGTGCAGGATAAGCTGGCGGAGAGCGAGAACCTGATGAAGCAGATTTCGCAGACTTGGGAGGAGAAGCTGGTTAAGACAGAACGCATTCAGAACGAACGGCAGCAGGCTCTAGAGAAAATGGGCATTAGTGTACAGGCCAGTGGCATCAAGGTGGAGAAGAACAAGTACTACTTGGTCAATTTAAATGCCGATCCGTCCCTCAACGAGTTGCTGGTCTACTATCTGAAG GATCGCACACTGATTGGCGGACGCAGTATCAGTGGCCAGCAGCCGGATATACAACTTTCCGGTCTCGGAATCCAGCCCGAACACTGTGTGATCACTATCGAGGATAGTGGACTGTACATGGAGCCAGTGCAGGGAGCGCGCTGCTTTGTCAACGGATCTGCTGCTGTGGAAAAGACACCACTCCAGAACGGCGACCGTATCCTGTGGGGCAACCACCACTTTTTCCGTGTCAACTCACCGAAGAGTAATAACACTAGTATGTGCGCCTCGGAGCCCCAGACGCCGGCGCAACTGATTGATTACAATTTCGCACGCGATGAGATTATGCAGAACGAACTGAGCAACGACCCTATCCAGACGGCCATTGCTCGGCTGGAACGTCAGCACGAGGAAGATAAGCAGGTGGCGCTTGAAAAACAACGCCAGGAGTACGAGCGTCAGTTCCAGCAGCTGCGCAATATTCTGTCGCCCAGTACACCATATGCTCCCTACGCTCCCTACGATCCATTGCGGATGGGCAAGATTACCCCAAATACTCCCACTTCGCAGATGCgggtggaaaagtgggcgcAG GAACGAGATGAGATGTTTCGTCGCAGTTTGGGTCAGCTAAAAACGGATATTATGCGTGCGAACTCTCTGGTCCAGGAGGCCAACTTTTTGGCAGAGGAGATGGAAAAGAAGACCAAGTTTTCAGTCACTCTGCAGATTCCGCCAGCCAATCTGAGTCCCAACAGAAGGCGTGGGGCATTTGTCAGCGAACCCGCTATTCTGGTGAAGCGCACAAACTCCGGTAGCCAGATCTGGACAatggaaaagctggaaaacaAGCTGATAGACATGCGCGAGATGTACCAGGAGCACAAGGAGCGCGTTCTAAACGGACTG CCCCTTATAGAGCCATTCTCAGACGACGAGTTCGATGACAAG GACGAGGATAATGCCAAGCCACAGGATCCGTTTTACGAGTCGCAAGAGAACCACAATCTCATTGGCGTGGCCAATATATTCCTGGAGGTTCTGTTTCATGACGTCAAGCTGGACTACCACACGCCTATCATCAGCCAGCAAGGCGAGGTAGCGGGTCGTCTTCAGGTGGAGATCGAGCGGATTGCCGGCCAGATGCCACAAGACCGCATGTGCGAGTCCGTCTCAGAATCGTCTGGCGATTCACGGGACGAGTACGATGACCCTGTGGATCCCTCATCCAATCAGATTACCTGCCGTGTGACGATCAAGTGCGCCAGTGGACTGCCATTATCGCTCTCCAACTTTGTCTTTTGCCAGTACACTTTTTGGGGTCACCAAGAGATGGTTGTTCCGGTTATCAATGCTGAATCAACGGCGCACGACCAGAACATGGTGTTTAAGTTCGAACACACTCAGGACTTCACGGTTACCATAAACGAAGAGTTTTTGGAGCACTGCATAGAAGGAGCTCTGTCCATCGAGGTGTGGGGCCATCGCAGTGCCGGCTTCTCAAAGACAAAAGGCTGGgaagtggagcagcagcaagccAAGGCCCGTTCCCTGGTCGATCGCTGGGCGGAGCTGTCGCGGAAGATCGAGCTTTGGGTGGAGATCCACGAGCTTAATGACAACGGCGAATATTCGACAGTGGAGGTGACCAATCGCAACGAGGTCTTGACCGGTGGCATTTACCAGTTGCGTCAGGGTCAGCAGCGGCGTGTGAATGTACGGGTGAAGCCGGTGCAGAACTCTGGCACCTTGCCCATTATCTGCCAGTCGATTGTGAACGTTGCCATTGGCAGTGTGACAGTGCGATCTCGCCTGCAGCGACCACTGGATTCTTATCAGGAGGAAGATCTCACCGTGCTGCGCGAGAAGTGGAGCGAAGCACTGGGACGAAGACGTCAATACCTTGACCAGCAAATCCAAATGCTAAtaaagaaggaggagaagaacGAGCAGGAGCGGGAGAGAGAGCTAAGCTTGGTTCATCAGTGGGTCTCGTTGACAGAGGAGCGCAATGCGGTGTTGGTGCCAGCTCCTGGCTCGGGCATTCCTGGAGCACCTGCCTCATGGGAGCCACCGTCCGGAATGGAGCCCCATGTGCCCGTCCTCTTCCTCAACCTTAACGGCGACGATCTGTCGGCGCAGAACACCAACGATGAGCTCTCCGTCGCCGGCATCAATTCCATTCTGTCCAAGGAGCACGGACACAAGTTCTACACGCTGCAAATCCTGCAGCACCTGGATAAGGATGTGTGCTGTGTGGCCAGCTGGGACTCTTCGATGCACGACAGTCAGGCTCTGAACCGTGTCACTGAGGCCAACGAGCGGGTCTATCTTATTCTGCGCACCACGGTTCGCCTCTCGCACCCAGCGCCCATGGATCTCGTGCTCCGCAAGCGACTGAGCATTAACATCAAGAAGGGACAGACGCTAACCGACCGCCTAAAGAAATTTCGACTTGTGCGGGGAGAGAACGCCATCTGGCAGAGCGGCGTCACCTATGAGGTGGTCTCTAACATTCCAAAGGCTTCCGAGGAGTTGGAGGACCGCGAGTCCCTTGCGCAGTTGGCTGCCAGCGGGGATGATTGCTCCGCAAGTGATGGCGAAACCTACATAG AGAAATACACGCGCGGTGTTTCGGCGGTGGAGAGCATACTGACACTGGATCGACTGCGGCAGAATGTGGCGGTCAAGGAGCTGGAAACGGCACATGGTCAGCCGCTCAGCATGCGCAAGACCGTCAGCGTGCCGAACTTCTCACAG ATTATGCGCTTCGATGCATCGATGGAGTCGCTGCTGAATGTGGGACGATCCGAGTCCTTTGCCGATCTCAATAACAGCGCTTTGGGCAACAAGTTTACTCCAG GCCACAgtccagcaggagcaggcggagTCATCCGAAGTCGCCACAGCTTTGGAGGCAAAGGAAGCAGCGATGATTCTCCCGGAAAAGCCTTTGGCATCG CTTCGCCAGCTACTAGTAAGCTGCTGGGTATGCGCATGACCACGTTGCACGAGGAGCCACTGGGCGGACACAGATCTCTCGACGAAGAGCCTGAGGACAGCTACAGCGACTCGGAATACGCTGCCGAGTACGAGCAGGAGcggcaacaaaacaaaagcatggCCACGCGATCCCGCCTCACGGCTTCCAAGACCATGGACTCATTCATGGACGTCAGCAGCCATTCGAACCAGAGCTACTTGAGTTACACGTCCAGTGCCAACACTAACATGAAGCATCTCACAGGCTTGGCGACGCTGAGCATGAGTTCATCCACCAGCAGTGGCTATGGTTCTCAGGCTGTCTCCTGCAACAACCTGAGCAACGAGGATATTGCTTCAATGCGTTCCATGAGCATTGATGAGACTCCAG ATTTCGATCGAGTCAACTCGAACTCGCCACCGAACCGGCAGGCACGAGTTAACCCCTTCCTCAAGGACATGCCCAAAGCTAAAATACAAGAGCAACCAGAGCCGCAGGCTAAGAAGCTGCAGGAGGCATTCACGCATCCGTTGGAGCTGCTGGAGTCCAGGGAAAACGCACAAAGCGACGATGATGAATGCGCGCAACTGCCAaagaataacaacaacaacgaggaCTTGGTAAAGGAGCCGAATCAACCTGCAGGCCAAACGGAGCTGGAAGAAGCTATACCGCAACCTGAATCACGAACGGAGTTTGCCACAGACAATCAGAACGGCAACAGATCCTCCGACGAGTTAAGCCACAGTTCCGAGGATTTGCTCGAAGGCGATGGCATCGTCCGGGAAGAGTTGCCCGCTGGAAAGGTGGTGCGGCGCAAGAAGTCCAACACCC